From a single Hymenobacter sp. YIM 151500-1 genomic region:
- a CDS encoding UPF0175 family protein, protein MKTLTIELPDSLSPEAEHDLKMELAGALYTKGLLSTGQAAQLVGISRREFIETMGRYGFSLFDTYTPADLDHDLATLRHYFGHERSDSTH, encoded by the coding sequence ATGAAAACGCTCACCATCGAACTGCCTGACTCCCTGAGCCCTGAGGCCGAGCACGACCTGAAAATGGAGCTGGCCGGGGCTTTGTACACGAAAGGCCTGCTCTCCACGGGCCAGGCCGCGCAACTGGTGGGCATCAGCCGGCGGGAGTTTATTGAGACGATGGGACGGTACGGCTTCTCGCTTTTTGACACTTATACTCCTGCCGACCTTGACCACGACCTCGCTACCCTCCGTCATTATTTCGGACACGAACGGTCTGATTCTACTCACTAA
- a CDS encoding DUF3368 domain-containing protein, giving the protein MTTTSLPSVIISDTNGLILLTKIGWLELLRNLFSRCFITPIVAAEYGRPLPEWLEVHSPAGSLPEGIILRSIHPGEYSALVLALETPDSLLLLDDAPARQVAQQLQLSHTGTLGLLILAKSRGLLAHVRPVLAELRAAGMWVSDAVAENICQAAGE; this is encoded by the coding sequence TTGACCACGACCTCGCTACCCTCCGTCATTATTTCGGACACGAACGGTCTGATTCTACTCACTAAAATTGGTTGGCTGGAGCTACTGCGGAATCTATTTAGCCGCTGTTTTATTACGCCGATTGTCGCGGCCGAGTATGGGCGGCCGCTTCCTGAATGGCTGGAAGTACACAGCCCGGCGGGCAGCTTGCCGGAGGGAATCATACTTCGGTCTATTCACCCTGGGGAATACAGTGCGTTGGTGCTGGCGCTAGAGACGCCTGACAGTCTACTTCTCTTGGACGATGCCCCAGCTCGGCAAGTGGCTCAACAGCTTCAGCTTTCTCATACCGGCACGCTGGGCTTGTTGATCTTAGCTAAATCACGCGGCTTGTTGGCGCATGTTCGTCCGGTGCTGGCTGAGTTGCGCGCCGCTGGCATGTGGGTGTCTGATGCAGTGGCGGAAAACATTTGTCAAGCAGCTGGTGAATAA
- a CDS encoding DUF6370 family protein, giving the protein MKRLLLLAFLTSLALSTAQAQTAAPVAAPDASKPAQLVEASCGQCKFGLPGKGCDLAVRVNGQAYFVDGTGIDSHGDAHAQDGFCNAVRQARVQGDVVDNRFRATYFQLVPEPGKAK; this is encoded by the coding sequence ATGAAACGTCTCCTGCTCCTCGCCTTCCTGACCAGCCTGGCCCTCTCAACGGCCCAGGCCCAAACCGCCGCTCCCGTAGCCGCCCCCGATGCCAGCAAACCCGCGCAGCTCGTGGAGGCTTCCTGCGGGCAGTGCAAGTTTGGGCTGCCGGGCAAGGGCTGTGACCTGGCCGTCCGCGTCAACGGCCAAGCCTATTTCGTGGACGGCACCGGCATCGACTCCCACGGCGACGCCCACGCTCAGGACGGCTTCTGCAATGCCGTGCGCCAGGCCAGGGTGCAAGGCGACGTTGTGGACAACCGGTTTAGGGCCACGTATTTCCAGCTCGTTCCGGAACCTGGCAAGGCAAAATAG